The following proteins are co-located in the Poecile atricapillus isolate bPoeAtr1 chromosome 20, bPoeAtr1.hap1, whole genome shotgun sequence genome:
- the UBAC1 gene encoding ubiquitin-associated domain-containing protein 1 isoform X2, translating to MFVQEEKIFAGKVLRLHVCTMEGAEWLEEVPEDTTVEKLKERCLKHCVPGSLEDPKTVTHHKLIHATSEKVLTDTKTVLEENIQDRDVLLLVRKRAPTLLPKMADVVAEEKRKQEQKAPDKDAILKATANLPARSVDRTMTHHNMRDFQTELRKILVSLIEVAQKLLALNPDAVELFKKANAMLDEDEEDRVDEIALRQLTEMGFPESRAVKALRLNHMSVTQAMEWLIEHADDPSVDAPLPGQAPAEAPAEGAASSAEAAAGPSSEEGGEEAKDELTEIFKKIRRKREFRPDPRAVIALMEMGFDEKEVVDALRVNNNQQNAACEWLLGDRKPSPEDLDKGIDTNSPLFQAILENPVVQLGLTNPKTLLAFEDMLENPLNSTQWMNDPETGPVMLQISRIFQTLNRT from the exons ATGTTCGTGCAGGAGGAGAAGATCTTTGCGGGGAAGGTGCTGAGGCTCCATGTGTGCACCATGGAGGGCGCCGAGTGGCTGGAGGAGGTGCCCGAGGACACCACGGTGGAGAAGCTCAAGGAGCGGTGCCTGAAGCAC TGTGTTCCTGGCAGCTTGGAGGATCCCAAAACTGTGACACATCATAAGCTGATCCATGCTACTTCTGAGAAGGTGCTGACAGACACAAAAACAGTGTTGGAAGAGAACATTCAGGACAGAG ATGTGTTGCTGCTGGTCAGGAAGCGTGCGCCGACGCTGCTCCCCAAGATGGCAGATGTGGTTGCAGAGGAGAAG aggaagcaggagcagaaggCTCCTGACAAGGATGCCATCCTCAAAGCCACTGCCAACCTGCCTGCCCGCAGCGTGGACCGCACCATGACCCACCACAACATGAGGGAT TTCCAGACAGAGCTCCGGAAGATTTTAGTGTCTCTCATAGAAGTTGCACAGAAATTGCTAGCACTGAACCCTGATGCAGTTGAACTATTTAAGAAGGCAAATG ccatgctggatgaggatgaggaggacaGGGTGGACGAGATCGCGCTGCGCCAGCTCACCGAGATGGGCttcccagagagcagagctgtcaAAGCCCTCCGGCTGAACCA CATGTCAGTGACCCAGGCCATGGAGTGGTTGATAGAACACGCTGATGACCCTTCTGTGGATGCTCCTCTGCCAGGTCAGGCTCCTGCAGAAGCCCCAGCTGAAGGTGCAGCCTCCtctgctgaggcagctgcaggtccCAGCTCGGAGGAGGGCGGGGAAGAGGCCAAGGATGAGCTGACGGAAATCTTCAAGAAGATCCGGAGGAAAAGAGAGTTTCGTCCAGACCCACGG GCTGTCATTGCCCTGATGGAGATGGGATTTGATGAAAAGGAAGTGGTGGATGCACTCAGAGTGAACAACAACCAGCAAAATGCAGCT TGTGAGTGGCTGCTGGGAGACAGAAAACCTTCTCCTGAGGACTTAGATAAGGGCATTGACACCAACAGCCCTCTCTTCCAAGCCATCTTAGAAAACCCAGTGGTACAATTAGGGCTCACCAACCCTAAAACTCTACTAG CCTTCGAGGATATGCTTGAAAACCCCTTGAACAGCACTCAGTGGATGAACGATCCTGAAACGGGGCCGGTGATGTTACAGATCTCCCGAATCTTCCAGACACTGAATCGCACGTAG
- the UBAC1 gene encoding ubiquitin-associated domain-containing protein 1 isoform X1 has product MFVQEEKIFAGKVLRLHVCTMEGAEWLEEVPEDTTVEKLKERCLKHCVPGSLEDPKTVTHHKLIHATSEKVLTDTKTVLEENIQDRDVLLLVRKRAPTLLPKMADVVAEEKRKQEQKAPDKDAILKATANLPARSVDRTMTHHNMRDFPFLQFQTELRKILVSLIEVAQKLLALNPDAVELFKKANAMLDEDEEDRVDEIALRQLTEMGFPESRAVKALRLNHMSVTQAMEWLIEHADDPSVDAPLPGQAPAEAPAEGAASSAEAAAGPSSEEGGEEAKDELTEIFKKIRRKREFRPDPRAVIALMEMGFDEKEVVDALRVNNNQQNAACEWLLGDRKPSPEDLDKGIDTNSPLFQAILENPVVQLGLTNPKTLLAFEDMLENPLNSTQWMNDPETGPVMLQISRIFQTLNRT; this is encoded by the exons ATGTTCGTGCAGGAGGAGAAGATCTTTGCGGGGAAGGTGCTGAGGCTCCATGTGTGCACCATGGAGGGCGCCGAGTGGCTGGAGGAGGTGCCCGAGGACACCACGGTGGAGAAGCTCAAGGAGCGGTGCCTGAAGCAC TGTGTTCCTGGCAGCTTGGAGGATCCCAAAACTGTGACACATCATAAGCTGATCCATGCTACTTCTGAGAAGGTGCTGACAGACACAAAAACAGTGTTGGAAGAGAACATTCAGGACAGAG ATGTGTTGCTGCTGGTCAGGAAGCGTGCGCCGACGCTGCTCCCCAAGATGGCAGATGTGGTTGCAGAGGAGAAG aggaagcaggagcagaaggCTCCTGACAAGGATGCCATCCTCAAAGCCACTGCCAACCTGCCTGCCCGCAGCGTGGACCGCACCATGACCCACCACAACATGAGGGAT TTTCCTTTCTTGCAGTTCCAGACAGAGCTCCGGAAGATTTTAGTGTCTCTCATAGAAGTTGCACAGAAATTGCTAGCACTGAACCCTGATGCAGTTGAACTATTTAAGAAGGCAAATG ccatgctggatgaggatgaggaggacaGGGTGGACGAGATCGCGCTGCGCCAGCTCACCGAGATGGGCttcccagagagcagagctgtcaAAGCCCTCCGGCTGAACCA CATGTCAGTGACCCAGGCCATGGAGTGGTTGATAGAACACGCTGATGACCCTTCTGTGGATGCTCCTCTGCCAGGTCAGGCTCCTGCAGAAGCCCCAGCTGAAGGTGCAGCCTCCtctgctgaggcagctgcaggtccCAGCTCGGAGGAGGGCGGGGAAGAGGCCAAGGATGAGCTGACGGAAATCTTCAAGAAGATCCGGAGGAAAAGAGAGTTTCGTCCAGACCCACGG GCTGTCATTGCCCTGATGGAGATGGGATTTGATGAAAAGGAAGTGGTGGATGCACTCAGAGTGAACAACAACCAGCAAAATGCAGCT TGTGAGTGGCTGCTGGGAGACAGAAAACCTTCTCCTGAGGACTTAGATAAGGGCATTGACACCAACAGCCCTCTCTTCCAAGCCATCTTAGAAAACCCAGTGGTACAATTAGGGCTCACCAACCCTAAAACTCTACTAG CCTTCGAGGATATGCTTGAAAACCCCTTGAACAGCACTCAGTGGATGAACGATCCTGAAACGGGGCCGGTGATGTTACAGATCTCCCGAATCTTCCAGACACTGAATCGCACGTAG